The Apium graveolens cultivar Ventura unplaced genomic scaffold, ASM990537v1 ctg6410, whole genome shotgun sequence genome includes a window with the following:
- the LOC141703268 gene encoding uncharacterized protein LOC141703268, which produces MADYEVKFSELARFAPEYVNIEAKKAKKIQERFETRDSKSGNYLTECPSGAGKPDLTYFKCGKVGHMEKNCKEPVQKTNVLRNTGPSTPVTSAAQPRERTFNMTMQDVVWDVDVVAGTLVINLVEVRVLMDSRATRSFSAESVIDRLKCATYPLEPNLIREVVSQERDIANRIGPNCDMVTEGRQFFANLIHFKLGEFDVLLGMDWLSNHDVQIECRSKKVKLETKDGIEVILKGKKQEKKFLTAMQMKRLLQQGCGAYLAHVKDVEKESFKIEDILVVKYFPDQSPDELPRISPDR; this is translated from the exons ATGGCGGATtatgaagtgaagttttcggAGTTAGCAAGGTTTGCACCCGAATATGTGAATATTGAAGCAAAGAAGGCCAAAAAGATTCAAGAAAGGTTTGAAACCAGGGATTCGAAGTCAG GAAACTATTTGACGGAATGCCCAAGTGGAGCAGGGAAGCCGGATTTGACTTATTTTaaatgtggaaaggtgggccatatggaaAAGAACtgtaaggagcctgttcagaagaCGAATGTGCTTAGGAATACTGGACCATCAACCCCTGTAACATCAGCAGCCCAGCCGAGGGAAAGAACATTCAACATGACCATGCAAGATGTTGTGTGGGATgtggatgtggtagcaggtacGCTTGTTATAAACTTAGTAGAAGTTAGAGTGTTAATGGATTCTAGAGCAACTAGATCCTTTAGTGCTGAAAGTGTTATAGACAGATTAAAGTGTGCTACATACCCTCTCGAACCAAATTTGATTAGAGAAGTAGTGAGCCAAGAAAGAGATATTGCCAATAGAATCGGTCCTAATTGTGATATGGTTACAGAAGGTCGACAATTTTTTGCTAACTTAATTcattttaagttaggagaattcgatgttcTATTAGGGATGGACTGGTTGTCAAACCACGATGTTCAAATCGAATGTAGaagtaagaaagtgaaattgGAGACCAAAGATGGTATTGAAGTGATATTAAAAGGAAagaagcaagagaagaagtttctAACGGCCATGCAAATGAAGAGATTGTTACAGCAAGGGTGTGGAGCGTATTTAGCACATGTGAAGGATGTAGAGAAGGAGTCCTTTAAGATTGAAGATATTCTAGTAGTTAAATATTTTCCCGATCAGTCTCCAGATGAATTACCTAGAATATCTCCAGATCGATag